In Candidatus Eremiobacterota bacterium, a single window of DNA contains:
- a CDS encoding GNAT family N-acetyltransferase, producing the protein MTIETPRLELIAATFEHCDAEIRDTAELSRMLRAGVPPEWPPPLNDAGSQQFFLTTLRDRPDEVGWCVWYFILREGNSRTVVGNGGFKGAPRDGTVEIGYSILPAYQRRGYALEAVEALVRWAFEDARMRRVIAETYPDLHASLGVLRKAGFRRCEGASAPEIVRFELLHGTSPRECK; encoded by the coding sequence TTGACGATCGAGACGCCGCGGCTCGAGCTGATCGCTGCCACTTTCGAGCATTGCGATGCCGAAATCCGCGATACGGCGGAGCTTTCGCGCATGCTGCGCGCCGGCGTACCGCCGGAGTGGCCTCCGCCGCTGAACGACGCCGGCTCACAGCAGTTCTTTCTGACGACGCTGCGCGACCGCCCGGACGAGGTCGGCTGGTGCGTCTGGTATTTCATCTTGCGCGAAGGCAACTCGCGCACCGTCGTCGGGAATGGCGGCTTCAAGGGGGCACCGCGCGACGGGACGGTCGAAATCGGCTACTCGATCCTGCCGGCGTACCAGCGTCGCGGATATGCGTTGGAGGCGGTCGAGGCGCTCGTCCGCTGGGCCTTCGAGGACGCGCGGATGCGCCGCGTGATCGCCGAGACGTACCCGGACTTGCACGCCTCGCTCGGCGTCCTGCGAAAGGCGGGCTTCCGCCGCTGCGAGGGTGCAAGCGCGCCCGAGATCGTGCGCTTCGAACTCCTTCATGGAACGTCGCCTCGCGAATGTAAGTAG
- a CDS encoding D-2-hydroxyacid dehydrogenase, translating into MRVVIRTHVLAPQFEALAAAHGVESVAVTDAEAMHRELADADALWAWPAFYDAALVATLERNAPRLRWVQLPTMGYDPVELHGVPPGVTVTSAGDAYAPTVAEHALAMLLALLRRIPEAVRNQERNIWDQSNAVRIGTLNDARVAVIGFGNIGRAVAQRLRGCGAHIVAVTRSGRADPLCDEAAPSTELHEVLARSDAVVLAVPLGAQTRHLVGAGALAAMQPHAILINVARGGVVDHDALRTALSERRIGGAALDVTEPEPLPADDPLWTLPNVLITPHVAGYGGDVAPRRILALVTRNLQRFIAGEPLESIVPVEPRAAQCS; encoded by the coding sequence ATGCGCGTCGTGATACGAACCCACGTCCTGGCGCCCCAGTTCGAAGCCCTCGCCGCCGCGCACGGCGTCGAGAGCGTCGCCGTCACCGACGCCGAGGCGATGCACCGCGAGCTCGCCGACGCCGACGCGCTGTGGGCCTGGCCCGCGTTCTACGACGCCGCGTTGGTCGCGACGCTCGAGCGGAACGCGCCGCGCCTGCGCTGGGTGCAGCTTCCGACGATGGGCTACGATCCGGTCGAGCTGCACGGCGTCCCGCCCGGCGTGACCGTCACGTCGGCCGGCGACGCGTACGCACCGACCGTCGCCGAGCACGCGCTCGCGATGCTCCTCGCGCTGCTGCGGCGCATCCCTGAAGCGGTCCGCAACCAAGAGCGCAACATCTGGGATCAGTCGAACGCCGTGCGGATCGGCACGCTGAACGACGCGAGGGTCGCGGTGATCGGTTTCGGCAACATCGGCCGCGCCGTCGCCCAGCGGCTGCGCGGCTGCGGCGCGCACATCGTCGCGGTGACACGCAGCGGGCGCGCGGATCCGCTCTGCGACGAAGCCGCGCCGAGCACCGAGTTGCACGAGGTCCTCGCACGCAGCGATGCGGTCGTGCTCGCCGTCCCGCTCGGCGCGCAGACGCGGCACCTCGTCGGCGCGGGCGCGCTCGCCGCGATGCAGCCGCACGCGATCCTCATCAACGTCGCGCGCGGCGGCGTCGTCGACCACGACGCGCTGCGCACCGCGCTGAGCGAACGACGCATCGGCGGCGCCGCCCTCGACGTGACCGAGCCCGAGCCGCTCCCCGCGGACGACCCGCTCTGGACGTTGCCGAACGTGCTGATCACCCCGCACGTAGCCGGCTACGGCGGCGACGTCGCGCCGCGCCGCATCCTCGCGCTCGTCACCCGCAACCTGCAGCGCTTCATCGCCGGAGAACCGCTGGAGTCTATCGTGCCGGTTGAGCCGCGGGCGGCGCAATGCTCATAA
- a CDS encoding response regulator transcription factor has product MRALVVDDEPLVRSELVYALRKAGGEIEIDEAPDAVEALRVIAGGAYDVVFLDISLPGLSGLEATKVINALPSAPQVVFVTAHDTHAVDAFELAAFDYVVKPVSQERLARTLERLRAQRETTAVPAATPNGNLGRVALEDGERTRLVKLAEIRYVQANGHIVTARTFDGDLRWKGSLAEAAARLEPAGFLRVHRAYLVNPERVVEVEPFFGGSYLLRVDDKARSEVPISRNYFPTVRKALGL; this is encoded by the coding sequence GTGCGCGCGCTAGTCGTCGACGACGAGCCGCTGGTCCGCAGCGAGCTCGTCTACGCGCTGCGCAAGGCGGGCGGTGAGATCGAGATCGACGAGGCGCCCGACGCGGTGGAGGCGCTGCGCGTGATCGCCGGCGGCGCGTACGACGTCGTCTTTCTCGACATCAGCCTGCCCGGCCTGAGCGGGCTCGAAGCGACGAAGGTGATCAATGCCCTCCCGTCAGCGCCGCAAGTGGTGTTCGTCACCGCGCACGACACCCATGCGGTCGACGCGTTCGAGCTGGCGGCGTTCGACTACGTCGTCAAGCCGGTCTCGCAAGAGCGGCTCGCGCGCACCCTGGAGCGGCTGCGCGCGCAGCGGGAAACCACCGCTGTGCCGGCTGCCACGCCGAACGGCAACCTCGGCCGCGTCGCGCTCGAGGACGGTGAGCGCACGCGGCTAGTCAAGCTGGCTGAGATTCGCTACGTGCAGGCGAACGGCCACATCGTCACCGCGCGCACGTTCGACGGCGATTTGCGTTGGAAAGGCTCGCTCGCCGAAGCGGCGGCGCGGCTGGAGCCGGCCGGTTTCCTGCGCGTGCACCGCGCGTATCTGGTGAACCCGGAGCGCGTCGTCGAGGTCGAGCCGTTCTTCGGCGGCTCGTATCTGCTGCGCGTCGACGACAAAGCGCGCAGCGAGGTGCCGATCTCGCGCAACTACTTTCCGACCGTGCGCAAAGCGCTCGGCTTGTGA
- a CDS encoding DUF1211 domain-containing protein: MKRIIARPDAMDKGRTDAFTDGVFAIAITLLVLEIHIPDLKPLPSGGLDAAMREYLANLGQPLLTYALSFATVGIIWLNHHATFAQIRYVDRTGNILNLLLLAIVCFIPFPTALLARYGPLPSSTAFYGATFTAMSVAYALNWRYAVLKQHKIDPSFPDLTFAQALPGMIGTVFYAIGALTAFVAPRVAVGIYVAVTAYYVLPGLFTRGDAARSADAG; the protein is encoded by the coding sequence ATGAAGCGGATCATCGCGCGGCCCGACGCGATGGACAAGGGCCGCACCGACGCCTTCACCGACGGCGTCTTCGCGATCGCGATCACGCTGCTGGTGCTGGAGATTCACATCCCGGACCTGAAACCGCTGCCCAGCGGCGGCCTCGACGCTGCGATGCGCGAGTACCTGGCGAACCTCGGGCAGCCGCTGCTCACCTACGCGCTCAGCTTCGCGACCGTCGGGATCATCTGGCTCAACCACCACGCGACCTTCGCGCAAATTCGCTACGTCGACCGGACCGGAAACATTCTCAACCTGCTGCTGCTCGCGATCGTCTGCTTCATTCCGTTCCCGACCGCGCTGCTGGCGCGCTACGGCCCGCTGCCCTCATCGACGGCATTCTACGGCGCAACGTTCACCGCGATGTCGGTCGCGTACGCGCTGAACTGGCGGTACGCGGTGCTTAAGCAGCACAAGATCGATCCGTCGTTCCCCGACCTGACCTTCGCGCAAGCGCTGCCGGGGATGATCGGTACCGTGTTCTACGCGATTGGCGCGCTGACGGCGTTCGTCGCGCCGCGCGTCGCGGTGGGGATCTACGTCGCGGTCACCGCGTACTACGTGCTGCCCGGACTGTTCACGCGCGGCGACGCGGCGCGAAGCGCGGACGCCGGGTGA
- a CDS encoding amino acid permease, translated as MSRSKKLRRALTAKDLVAIGLGTMIGGGIFTTIGTGVKGAGPAVIVSYLFAGLTSFFAALCYAELGAMVPVAGSAYTYAYATLGKLFAWIIGFALIFEYGISAAPVAQQFSAALQDVLKTVGIALPAWGQTSNLVIHGAWWLPGSYDLAHSQFDVLGAVFVLGLSILLSIGIRESATTNNIFVVLKISALIVFIIAGAFLFHAANLHDFNPKGWGALVPFGGAVENAQTGIIPIAAYVFFSYIGFDTATTTAEETKNPARDVPLGVIGALAIGTLIYCATAIVLLGALPWAQVPEKNPLVTALAPLHFPVLNWVITIGVLAGTTSVALASLLGQARIFYVMGRDKMLPPAVAEIHPRFKTPVRSTMFTGVAVAILALIVPLNQLLNLVNIGTLIAFTVVCAGVLYLRRRKPDIPRSFRVPFVPLFPILGILMSLFLAVFGLSRDTWIWFATALVVGLVFFFSYGFRTSKPEQIEFVEEPEALELA; from the coding sequence ATGAGCCGGAGCAAGAAGCTCCGGCGCGCGCTCACCGCGAAGGACCTGGTCGCGATCGGGCTCGGGACGATGATCGGGGGCGGAATTTTCACGACCATCGGGACTGGTGTCAAAGGCGCCGGCCCGGCCGTCATCGTCTCGTACCTGTTCGCGGGGCTCACCTCGTTTTTCGCGGCGCTCTGCTACGCCGAGCTCGGTGCGATGGTGCCGGTCGCCGGCAGCGCCTATACGTACGCATACGCGACGCTCGGGAAGCTGTTCGCCTGGATCATCGGCTTCGCGCTGATCTTCGAGTACGGGATCAGTGCGGCGCCGGTCGCGCAGCAGTTCTCGGCCGCGCTGCAGGACGTGCTCAAGACGGTCGGGATCGCGCTGCCGGCGTGGGGGCAGACCTCGAACCTGGTGATTCATGGCGCGTGGTGGCTGCCCGGCTCGTACGACCTCGCGCACTCGCAGTTCGACGTGCTCGGCGCGGTGTTCGTGCTCGGGCTCTCGATCCTGCTCTCGATCGGCATCCGCGAGTCGGCGACGACGAACAACATCTTCGTCGTGCTGAAGATCTCCGCGCTCATCGTGTTCATCATCGCCGGCGCCTTCTTGTTCCACGCGGCGAATTTGCACGACTTCAACCCGAAGGGCTGGGGCGCGCTGGTGCCGTTCGGCGGCGCGGTCGAGAACGCGCAGACCGGAATCATCCCGATCGCCGCCTACGTGTTCTTCAGCTACATCGGCTTCGACACGGCGACGACGACGGCGGAAGAGACGAAGAACCCCGCGCGCGACGTGCCGCTGGGCGTGATCGGCGCGCTCGCGATCGGGACGCTGATCTACTGCGCGACGGCGATCGTGCTGCTCGGCGCGCTGCCGTGGGCGCAAGTTCCCGAGAAGAACCCACTGGTCACCGCGCTCGCGCCGCTGCACTTTCCGGTGCTGAACTGGGTGATCACGATCGGCGTGCTGGCGGGGACGACCAGCGTCGCGCTCGCCTCGCTGCTGGGACAGGCCCGCATCTTCTACGTGATGGGGCGCGACAAGATGCTGCCGCCGGCCGTCGCGGAGATCCACCCGCGCTTCAAGACGCCGGTCCGCTCGACCATGTTCACCGGGGTCGCGGTCGCGATCCTCGCGCTCATTGTCCCGCTGAACCAGCTGCTCAATCTGGTGAACATTGGGACGCTGATCGCGTTCACCGTCGTGTGCGCCGGGGTGCTGTACCTGCGCCGCCGCAAGCCCGACATCCCGCGCAGCTTCCGCGTGCCGTTCGTCCCGCTGTTCCCGATTCTCGGGATTCTGATGTCGTTGTTCCTGGCGGTCTTCGGCCTCTCGCGCGACACCTGGATCTGGTTCGCCACCGCGCTGGTCGTCGGCTTGGTCTTTTTCTTCAGCTACGGATTTCGGACGTCGAAGCCGGAGCAGATCGAGTTCGTCGAAGAGCCCGAAGCGCTGGAGCTCGCATAG
- a CDS encoding MmcQ/YjbR family DNA-binding protein, which yields MTKKNPSAKLLAHALTFPGAWQDDPWGDNVVKVGKKIFAFIGEDSLTLKLTEAHAAAMSVPAAKPTAYGLGKAGWVTLPIAANTPPLEILCDWLEESYRAVAPKKLSAQLGGGKPV from the coding sequence ATGACGAAGAAGAACCCGAGTGCGAAGCTCCTCGCGCACGCGCTGACGTTTCCCGGCGCGTGGCAAGACGATCCGTGGGGCGATAACGTCGTGAAGGTCGGCAAGAAGATATTCGCCTTCATCGGCGAGGACTCGCTGACGCTGAAGCTCACGGAGGCGCACGCTGCCGCGATGTCGGTCCCAGCCGCAAAACCAACCGCCTACGGCCTCGGCAAAGCCGGCTGGGTGACGCTGCCCATCGCGGCAAACACGCCGCCGCTCGAGATCCTGTGCGATTGGCTCGAAGAGAGCTACCGCGCGGTAGCGCCCAAGAAGCTCAGCGCCCAACTCGGCGGCGGAAAACCGGTTTGA
- a CDS encoding beta-lactamase family protein, with the protein MRPLSPPARRPGALQRRRRGAARRRARFRSSVRLRHRRARARRDATDSIRDRLALEDVHGVRGPEAARPRRPTAERSDLRPSRRLPRALARRHDRASRPSHLRHPRLRSEARSRIAGVPGVHAAAELRATCDREYASAAARLLTGSKFHYSNTGYLLLGTIVERAAGKAFGAFLRETIFAPAGMHATGTVGFDAPAALAAGYNAAEISWPRFLPGFRLADFAERVPVLPLTPPEGDAGVYSTATDLARWNDLMLHPDGNVVTGALVREIFDGGAFGYGAGWMIGNDDEGRRRYRHTGEMPGYLTVSSIWPDERLTIVVLTNWMRSRPMLVTNALARIARGGTWDDPVSGDVVTLTVAEKAALSGHYRFSNGRVMTISPDERLGLMAVIPEQFTAGLIPMSATQCYFPLGDGTMTFRLGRDGRADQVLARYSSLDHVAERIG; encoded by the coding sequence GTGCGACCGTTATCTCCGCCGGCTCGCCGCCCTGGGGCGCTTCAGCGGCGCCGCCGAGGTGCGGCGCGACGGCGCGCTCGTTTTCGGAGCAGCGTACGGCTCCGCCACCGTCGCGCCCGAGCGCGGCGCGACGCCACAGACTCAATTCGAGATCGCCTCGCTCTCGAAGATGTTCACGGCGTTCGCGGTCCTGAAGCTGCGCGACCGCGGCGCCCTACGGCTGAACGATCCGATCTGCGACCATCTCGACGACTGCCCCGAGCACTGGCGCGGCGTCACGATCGCGCATCTCGTCCATCACACCTCCGGCATCCCCGACTACGAAGCGAAGCTCGATCTCGAATCGCCGGCGTACCTGGCGTTCATGCTGCAGCCGAACTCCGCGCAACGTGCGATCGCGAATATGCGTCCGCTGCCGCTCGACTTCTCACGGGCTCGAAGTTCCACTACTCCAACACGGGGTATTTGCTGCTCGGAACGATCGTCGAGCGCGCTGCCGGAAAGGCGTTCGGCGCGTTCTTACGCGAGACGATTTTCGCGCCGGCCGGGATGCACGCGACGGGCACGGTCGGGTTCGACGCGCCGGCGGCGCTCGCCGCGGGGTACAACGCTGCCGAGATATCTTGGCCGCGTTTTCTGCCGGGCTTTCGGCTCGCCGACTTCGCCGAACGTGTCCCCGTTTTGCCGCTCACGCCGCCCGAAGGCGACGCCGGCGTGTACAGCACCGCGACCGATCTCGCGCGGTGGAACGATCTCATGCTGCACCCGGACGGAAACGTCGTCACCGGCGCGCTCGTTCGCGAGATCTTCGACGGTGGGGCGTTCGGCTACGGCGCAGGGTGGATGATCGGCAATGACGACGAAGGGCGCCGGCGTTATCGGCATACCGGCGAAATGCCGGGCTACCTCACCGTGAGCAGCATCTGGCCCGACGAGCGCCTCACGATCGTCGTCCTGACGAACTGGATGCGCTCGCGCCCGATGCTGGTCACGAACGCGTTGGCCCGGATCGCGCGGGGCGGCACGTGGGACGATCCGGTCAGCGGCGACGTCGTCACGCTGACCGTAGCGGAGAAGGCCGCGTTGTCGGGACACTATCGCTTTTCGAACGGGCGAGTGATGACGATCTCGCCCGACGAGCGGCTCGGTCTGATGGCGGTGATTCCCGAGCAGTTCACGGCCGGCCTCATCCCGATGTCGGCGACCCAATGTTACTTTCCGCTGGGCGACGGCACGATGACGTTCAGGCTCGGACGTGACGGACGCGCGGACCAAGTGCTCGCGCGCTACTCCTCGTTGGATCACGTGGCGGAACGGATCGGCTGA
- a CDS encoding glycoside hydrolase family 47 protein gives MKLRRGAFLAGAGGAVAAPLAAAAHPIGGYRRTPAPLEIAQAVRAEFVHAWNGYKLIAWGRDEVKPVAGTTNDFFVDGRTFGLSIVEALDTLYVMGFDDELARCVRWIGDHLELDVDADVQMFEWVIRIVGGLLAGYAATGERMLLERARDAADRVLPCFVKSPTGAPYRYANLRTGAVREPAMNLAEIGSNILEFGELTRLTGDPKYMRASKRAYEAVIAKRSGLNLLATYFDVEKGAFSKNVDVAPNPPVDSFYEYLWGGWAMFGDAQCRDWYRMLTDAILKHQADRTTVRGRLWFRQVDYQTGAPAGTRQVELAAFYAELLAKGGDREAGSDYYDSWTSVSDRYEIIPEVFDYASGAVSAPSNELRPEYANAAFDLWFLTRDEKYRNTAYRHFLAIREHCRVANGYTIVDDVRPRPMKLGDLFPAYSFAENFKYLYLMFAEPRRFDAANYYLSTEGKVLRGLRR, from the coding sequence GTGAAGCTGCGCCGCGGCGCGTTTCTCGCCGGGGCCGGCGGCGCCGTCGCGGCGCCTCTCGCAGCAGCGGCGCACCCGATCGGAGGCTATCGCCGCACGCCGGCCCCGCTAGAGATCGCGCAGGCGGTGCGCGCCGAGTTCGTGCACGCCTGGAACGGCTACAAGCTGATCGCCTGGGGGCGTGACGAGGTGAAGCCGGTCGCGGGGACGACGAACGACTTCTTCGTGGACGGCCGGACGTTCGGGCTGTCCATCGTCGAGGCGCTCGACACGCTGTACGTGATGGGGTTCGACGACGAGCTGGCGCGCTGCGTGCGCTGGATCGGCGATCACCTGGAGCTCGACGTCGACGCCGACGTGCAGATGTTCGAATGGGTCATCCGCATCGTCGGCGGGTTGCTCGCCGGCTACGCAGCGACCGGCGAGCGAATGCTGCTCGAGCGCGCGCGCGACGCGGCGGACCGCGTCCTGCCGTGCTTCGTGAAATCGCCGACCGGCGCGCCGTACCGGTACGCGAACCTGCGCACCGGCGCGGTGCGCGAGCCGGCGATGAACCTCGCCGAGATCGGCAGCAACATCCTGGAATTCGGCGAGCTCACGCGGCTCACCGGCGACCCGAAGTACATGCGGGCATCAAAGCGCGCCTACGAAGCGGTAATCGCGAAGCGCTCGGGGCTGAACCTGCTCGCGACGTACTTCGACGTGGAGAAAGGCGCGTTCAGCAAGAACGTCGACGTCGCGCCGAACCCGCCGGTCGACTCGTTCTACGAGTACCTGTGGGGCGGGTGGGCGATGTTCGGCGACGCGCAGTGCCGCGACTGGTACCGCATGCTGACCGACGCGATCCTCAAGCACCAAGCGGACCGCACCACCGTCCGAGGCCGGCTGTGGTTCCGCCAAGTCGACTACCAGACGGGTGCGCCGGCCGGGACGCGGCAGGTCGAGCTGGCCGCGTTCTACGCGGAGCTGCTCGCGAAGGGCGGCGACCGCGAAGCCGGCTCGGACTACTACGACTCGTGGACCTCGGTCTCGGACCGCTACGAGATCATCCCGGAAGTCTTCGACTACGCGAGCGGCGCGGTGAGCGCGCCGAGCAACGAGCTGCGCCCGGAGTACGCGAACGCCGCCTTCGACCTGTGGTTCCTGACCCGCGACGAGAAGTATCGCAACACCGCGTACCGCCACTTTCTCGCGATACGCGAGCACTGCCGCGTCGCGAACGGCTACACGATCGTCGACGACGTCCGCCCGCGCCCGATGAAGCTGGGCGATCTCTTCCCCGCCTACTCGTTCGCGGAGAACTTCAAATACCTGTACCTGATGTTCGCCGAACCGCGGCGCTTCGACGCCGCGAACTACTACTTGAGCACCGAAGGAAAAGTGCTGCGCGGCTTGAGACGCTAA
- a CDS encoding NUDIX hydrolase, with translation MSETGYVRRAKRVVYENPWLRFEAHEIVHPTGVAGEHGVVVTPRASAVVLVDGDEVLLTRQARFAIDRVVLEVVKGGRHAGEDGLACAQRESREEAGVIAARWMPLGVTYEIPSIVEEAVELFLGAGLSPAPLPPEAVERIDVVRMRFSDALDACADGRIADAVTAIALLRAHKALERRP, from the coding sequence GTGAGCGAGACGGGCTACGTTCGCCGCGCGAAGCGCGTGGTGTACGAGAACCCGTGGCTGCGGTTCGAAGCGCACGAGATCGTCCACCCGACCGGCGTCGCGGGCGAGCACGGCGTCGTCGTCACGCCCCGCGCGAGCGCGGTCGTTCTGGTCGACGGCGATGAGGTGCTGCTGACGCGCCAGGCGCGCTTCGCGATCGACCGCGTCGTTCTGGAAGTGGTCAAAGGCGGCCGGCACGCCGGCGAGGACGGTTTGGCCTGTGCGCAGCGCGAGTCGCGCGAGGAAGCCGGCGTGATCGCCGCACGCTGGATGCCGCTCGGCGTGACCTACGAGATTCCGTCCATTGTCGAGGAGGCTGTCGAGCTATTCCTCGGCGCCGGTCTCTCGCCGGCGCCGCTCCCGCCCGAAGCGGTCGAGCGAATCGACGTCGTGCGGATGCGCTTCTCCGACGCGCTCGACGCCTGCGCCGACGGCCGCATCGCCGACGCCGTCACCGCAATAGCGCTTCTGCGCGCGCACAAAGCTTTGGAGCGGCGTCCATGA
- a CDS encoding fructose-bisphosphate aldolase — MARSQTMTNDLAGVAQLLVSGGRGIMVLDEPPQSCNARFARLGIAPTAEQRRAYRELLIDAPGIERYVSGAVLDDETIRRGTADGRRFVDVLRARGIVPGIRLEASNANLAEYAALGAGIAAMRGDAPTLARFAARCQQSGIVPVIEPDVPSDGEETLEECAQVTSRALRRLFAELAEAEVAFEALILTTNMIAPGTASGQHVSTADVVSATLRVLGATVPVAVAGVAFVAGAQHDHLAAERLCALNKTMPRRRPWPLTFTYDRALQQAVLVAWRGRAEHTAEAQRVLLHRAHCNGLAACGAYTSKIEDQFETFVPPLAA; from the coding sequence ATGGCACGCTCACAGACGATGACGAACGACCTTGCCGGCGTCGCGCAGCTGCTGGTCTCCGGCGGGCGCGGGATCATGGTGCTCGACGAGCCGCCGCAGAGCTGCAACGCGCGCTTCGCGCGGCTCGGCATCGCGCCGACCGCGGAGCAGCGGCGCGCATACCGCGAGCTGCTGATCGACGCGCCGGGCATCGAGCGCTACGTCTCGGGCGCGGTCCTCGACGACGAGACGATCCGCCGCGGCACCGCCGACGGACGCCGCTTCGTCGACGTGCTGCGCGCGCGCGGGATCGTGCCGGGGATTCGCCTCGAAGCGAGCAACGCCAACCTCGCCGAATACGCCGCGCTCGGCGCGGGTATCGCCGCGATGCGCGGCGACGCGCCGACGCTCGCGCGCTTCGCCGCGCGCTGCCAGCAGAGCGGGATCGTCCCGGTCATCGAGCCCGACGTTCCGAGCGACGGCGAAGAGACGCTCGAGGAATGCGCGCAGGTTACCTCACGCGCGCTGCGCCGGCTGTTCGCGGAGCTGGCCGAGGCAGAGGTCGCGTTCGAGGCGCTGATCCTGACCACGAACATGATCGCGCCGGGGACGGCGTCGGGACAACATGTTTCGACCGCCGACGTCGTCTCCGCGACGCTTCGAGTGCTCGGCGCGACGGTTCCCGTCGCGGTCGCCGGGGTTGCGTTCGTCGCGGGCGCGCAGCACGATCACCTCGCCGCCGAGCGGCTGTGCGCGCTCAACAAGACGATGCCGCGCCGCCGCCCTTGGCCGCTGACGTTCACGTACGACCGCGCCCTGCAGCAAGCCGTGCTGGTCGCGTGGCGCGGCCGCGCCGAGCACACCGCGGAAGCGCAGCGCGTGCTGCTCCACCGCGCGCACTGCAACGGCCTTGCCGCCTGCGGCGCCTACACCTCGAAGATCGAGGACCAGTTCGAGACGTTCGTCCCGCCGCTCGCCGCGTAG
- a CDS encoding histidine kinase, with protein MSTNVLDLVVEALPHLRGGLGEESASFTARLLYRNLGLDACAVVDTERVLAYVGRGEDHHRVGGPALTGLTHRAIATGHAYTARTREEIDCPVPACPLTSVTIAPFIVRGAAVGALKLYRAGTPIAEDDEKVALGLARVFSVSLEAAELDARSALVTQAELDALRARVSPHFLFNTLTTIAALTRTDPDRAHDLVVDFAEYFRDSLAQHAEFVSLDDEMEHVEQYLRFERARFGDRLQVAFEVDPRARLALVPVMSVQPLVENAIMHGLAPKGGGGTVRVLARPDADGIEIAVSDDGIGFVPGAPAKHNGIGMDNVDQRLTKLFGPASALRITSAPGAGTTVAFRVPAKMPVAAR; from the coding sequence GTGAGCACGAACGTCCTCGACCTCGTCGTCGAAGCGCTCCCGCATCTGCGCGGCGGGCTCGGCGAAGAGTCGGCGAGCTTCACCGCGCGGCTGCTCTACCGCAACTTGGGACTCGACGCGTGCGCGGTCGTCGACACCGAGCGCGTGCTGGCGTACGTCGGGCGCGGCGAGGACCACCACCGCGTCGGCGGCCCGGCGCTGACCGGGCTCACGCACCGAGCGATCGCGACCGGGCACGCCTACACCGCCCGCACGCGCGAAGAGATCGACTGTCCCGTCCCGGCCTGTCCGCTCACCTCGGTGACGATCGCGCCGTTCATCGTCCGCGGCGCGGCGGTCGGCGCGCTGAAGTTATATCGCGCCGGGACGCCGATCGCCGAAGACGACGAGAAGGTCGCGCTCGGGCTCGCGCGCGTCTTCTCGGTCTCGCTCGAAGCGGCGGAGCTCGACGCGCGCTCGGCGCTCGTCACGCAGGCCGAGCTCGACGCGCTGCGCGCGCGCGTCTCGCCGCATTTCCTCTTCAACACGCTCACCACGATCGCCGCGCTGACGCGCACCGATCCCGACCGCGCGCACGACCTGGTCGTCGACTTCGCCGAGTACTTTCGCGACTCGCTCGCGCAGCACGCGGAGTTCGTCTCGCTCGACGACGAGATGGAGCACGTCGAGCAGTACCTGCGCTTCGAGCGCGCGCGCTTCGGCGATCGGCTGCAGGTGGCGTTCGAGGTGGACCCGCGAGCGCGGCTGGCGCTCGTTCCGGTGATGTCGGTGCAGCCGCTGGTCGAGAACGCGATCATGCACGGGCTCGCGCCGAAGGGCGGCGGCGGAACGGTCCGCGTCCTCGCGCGCCCCGACGCCGACGGCATCGAGATCGCGGTCAGCGACGACGGCATCGGGTTCGTGCCGGGAGCGCCGGCCAAGCACAACGGGATCGGGATGGACAACGTCGACCAGCGGCTGACGAAACTGTTCGGCCCGGCCAGCGCGCTGCGCATCACCAGCGCGCCGGGCGCCGGCACGACGGTGGCGTTCCGCGTGCCGGCGAAGATGCCGGTCGCCGCGCGATGA
- a CDS encoding TonB family protein encodes MISPLRIAGIAATLSLALSAAAGAATVRLVSLPSAPSVGASVTCAAVPAAITDAQPADLPTIAAEQHVTGIASVKIALDAAGRLTSSSVFESSGNRWLDQAALRAARSSRYSAESRDCAHVGGTYAFVVDFTK; translated from the coding sequence GTGATCAGCCCGCTTCGCATCGCCGGAATCGCCGCCACGCTCAGCCTCGCGCTCTCGGCCGCCGCCGGCGCCGCCACCGTCCGCCTCGTCTCGCTCCCGTCCGCGCCGTCGGTCGGCGCATCGGTCACCTGCGCCGCCGTCCCCGCGGCGATCACCGACGCCCAACCCGCCGACCTTCCCACCATCGCCGCCGAGCAGCACGTCACCGGGATCGCCTCGGTGAAGATCGCGCTCGACGCCGCCGGTCGCCTCACCTCCAGCTCGGTCTTCGAATCGAGCGGAAACCGCTGGCTCGACCAGGCCGCGCTGCGCGCCGCGCGCTCGTCGCGCTACAGTGCGGAATCGCGCGACTGCGCGCACGTCGGCGGCACGTACGCCTTCGTGGTGGACTTCACCAAGTAG